ACCGACCCCCTCGCGCTGTGGTCCGGCACCTCCTTCGCCGCCCCGCTGATCGCCGGCTGGCTGGCCCGGAGGATGGCCGAGGACCCCTCCGTTCCGGCCCAGGACGCCGTCACGTGGCTGCGGGGGAGGGGTCGGCGCACGAGAGACTTCGGGTACGCCATCCGGCGCGACGACATGTGATCCCCGCAGGAACGGGGCGCCCCGGGCGGCTGCGGGGCGTGCAGGGAGCCCGTTCGCCTGTCACCGAGGGTGCCCCGTCGTGGCGTGCCGGGGCCGAGGATTCGGCAGCCCCTCTACCCATTTCGTAGACTCATGCCCCCGCGGCCCCTCATGGGGTGCACGCGTCGGTGCCCTCTGCACCCGGCGACACCCATCGAGCCGCGCGTGACGTCCCCCTCCACAGGAGAATCATGACCGAGTACTACGAGGCCTATGGCACGGTGATCGCGCTGCTGGTCGCCGGCATCGCGCTTGTCGCTGTCGCCTTCCTGCTCGGCCGACTCGTCAGCCCCAAGCGCGAGTACGGCCGATACGGCGAGAAGCGCGTGGCGTTCGAGTCAGGCATCGATCCCGTCGGGTTCGGGTGGTCCCAGACCAACATCCGGTACTACATGTTCGCCTTCATGTTCGTCATCTTCGACGTGGAGACGCTGTTCGTG
This genomic window from Euzebya rosea contains:
- a CDS encoding NADH-quinone oxidoreductase subunit A, whose product is MTEYYEAYGTVIALLVAGIALVAVAFLLGRLVSPKREYGRYGEKRVAFESGIDPVGFGWSQTNIRYYMFAFMFVIFDVETLFVFPWANYLETAGPDQGFVLGVMLVFLFFVTVTLPYEYKKGVLKWV